A segment of the Fibrobacter succinogenes subsp. succinogenes S85 genome:
AACGCCACTTGGCAAGACGTCAACGAAGGCTGTACCGCCTTGCTACAGCACATTTTGAAAAATTCATAGACTCCTCATAGACTCCTACAAAGAAGCCGGCTCCATAAGGAACCGGCTTTTTGGCACAAGTTTTAAACAAACTTTAGCGAATAAAGTTTTTAATCTATTTCACCGAAATTCGCAACATTTTTCCGCCCGTTTGAGGCTTTGCAATGTAGGTTCCAGGGCGCTTCACCGTAGCTGTAATTTTTGAGCGCAAACTTTCGGAGCCGAACGCCTTCAATTTTGCAACAAGGCGACCTTGCATATCGAACACATCATAACTAGCCTCATGCGGAACAGCGTGCAGCGTAGGCTTTCCAATCGCAATCGTCTTTTCGCTTTCAAAGTTCAGCCAGTCGATATTGACGTAGTTTCCGACAATTTCAAGCTTGAGCACATGTTCGCCCGCCGAAAGACTCACCTTCCCGGCATCGACAGTCGAATAAGTTTCCCAGTCCGCGCCTTGCGGGAACGCGACATTGTCCAAGGCGACCTTGCCATCGACATACAGCTTCATGCCCGTATTTTCCGAAGAAGTCGCATAGCGGACTGAAACCGCATAATCTTCTTTTTCAGCAACTTTCACAGTGTACTCAAGCCATTCGCCCTCTTGCGTGTAACCAACGGCATAGCCATCGCCGGCCTTCACGATATCAACAGCGTCTTCGCGATATTCACCACCCTTGTTGTCATCATCCAAATCAAGATAAGCCTTGCCCGAACCGCCTACATCGTAATTTTCGACTTCGACTTTACCAGGAATCTCCATAGCCGTATCCTTGTAAGGGGCTTGCGGAATAATCGGCGTGATATACACACGATAGCCATACTTTGTATTCGTGATATTTACAGGCACCGTAATCTTTCCGCCACTTACATCGTAATCCTTATTTGATACAGTCGTGGTCGAAGGCACTGCCTTGTCCTTATTTTCCCATACAACATATTCAACAGAGACATTTACCTGACTGCCAAATTCTGCAGGGATGCCCGAAATATTCACATTCACATCGCCCTTGGTGTTGCCGCCAAGCACGATACTTGCAAAGCCCTTCTTCTTGTCGAGAGCGGCAAAACCGTCCACGCCATCGCTCTTGTCGTTCGGCGGGGTCACTTTAGCCATGTAACCGCTCATGTCGCCATACCACTTATAAAGCCACCAGCCGCCACCACGTTCATTGTCCTTGGTGAGAAGGCTCCCCAAACGACCTGGAAGCGGTACAAACCACCAGGAAATCATTGCGCTTTCGACGCCGTGACGTTCAAACTTTGCAATAAACGGCACAGACAAACCCGGGCAACCTTCTTCGGAATGCTCCGTCGAAGAATATTCGTTGATGCTCAGCGGACGCGGAGTCACGTTATACTTTTTTTCAAGCGCGCGGTAGGTTTCGACAGCTCCAACAAAGCCACCACTCCCCCACTGGTGCCAGCTCACGACATCGGGCAAGCAGTTATTCTGTGCACAATACTTGATAAACGCTTCCATTTGCGAAGCGTGGTAGAAAGAGTACGAAGGGCCGATAATCTTTGCACCAGGGTCCATCTGCCGAAT
Coding sequences within it:
- a CDS encoding carbohydrate-binding protein codes for the protein MKNKFLFVFLAVSASQAAVNLGVSLGDSIKPVTHVATGSLYGLTESLPSNIERDVAPLKPNVFLSPARSGNGRQQPIGGAFLVAPRVESIGAKIQIRLADVLPGWPYKFQNMDHWKNEVKSVINDKLKSNNKNFDGYEIWNEPNDTWKSNIDFNSGLWKQTYDLIRQMDPGAKIIGPSYSFYHASQMEAFIKYCAQNNCLPDVVSWHQWGSGGFVGAVETYRALEKKYNVTPRPLSINEYSSTEHSEEGCPGLSVPFIAKFERHGVESAMISWWFVPLPGRLGSLLTKDNERGGGWWLYKWYGDMSGYMAKVTPPNDKSDGVDGFAALDKKKGFASIVLGGNTKGDVNVNISGIPAEFGSQVNVSVEYVVWENKDKAVPSTTTVSNKDYDVSGGKITVPVNITNTKYGYRVYITPIIPQAPYKDTAMEIPGKVEVENYDVGGSGKAYLDLDDDNKGGEYREDAVDIVKAGDGYAVGYTQEGEWLEYTVKVAEKEDYAVSVRYATSSENTGMKLYVDGKVALDNVAFPQGADWETYSTVDAGKVSLSAGEHVLKLEIVGNYVNIDWLNFESEKTIAIGKPTLHAVPHEASYDVFDMQGRLVAKLKAFGSESLRSKITATVKRPGTYIAKPQTGGKMLRISVK